The genome window AAATATCGATATAATCATTCCCCCAACACCTTCACGACAACCCTTTTTCTCCTCTGCCCGTCAAATTCAGCATAGAATACTCTCTGCCATGGACCAAGGTCAAGATCGCCTTTTGTGATCGGCACAATTACCTGATGGTGCACTATAAGATTCTTTAGGTGTGCATCACCATTATCCTCTCCTGTCTGATGATGTTTATAATCCTTCCTATAGGGGGCAAGCTTTTCAAGCCATTCCCATATGTCTTCAAATAGACCGTCCTCAAGATCGTTGACGTAAATTGCCGCGGTTATGTGCATGGCCGAGACAAGTACAAATCCATCGTCGACTGAGCTTTTTTTCACAATACCTCTT of Thermodesulfobacteriota bacterium contains these proteins:
- a CDS encoding secondary thiamine-phosphate synthase enzyme YjbQ; this translates as MKSHTEYLWFNTKKRREIIHITDTVRGIVKKSSVDDGFVLVSAMHITAAIYVNDLEDGLFEDIWEWLEKLAPYRKDYKHHQTGEDNGDAHLKNLIVHHQVIVPITKGDLDLGPWQRVFYAEFDGQRRKRVVVKVLGE